CGAAGCCCCGATGGCTTGCCGAGCGCTAGCAGACTTACTTGCCATCGCTAAACACTGGCAGGGAGCCTTCGTGCAGGATGGCACGAAGTGGCGGCGTAGTACGATTCCAGGGAGCAGACCTTCGCCTCCCCAGCGAAAGGACGTGACAGCGATGTGCCACCACAACTGCAGCGATTCGGTACATGGGATTTCCCGCCGCGACTTTCTCGTTGGGGCCGCAGTCGCAGCCGCAGCGGGACCTTATCTTCTGAGAGCCGCGAGCGCACAGGAGGCTGCCCGCCGGACACGGAGCGAGAGCCCGGCCGATTGGCCCGAGGTCAAGGTCGCCTACCTGCGCCCGCGTGACAAATACTGGCTAGGCTGGCCCGGTACCGCGTGGGACAAGAAGATGTCCGAGCGTTTTCTGACGCAATCCCGTAACCGCCTCGAGCAGCTTGCCAAGGAGCTGCGCGTTCGCCTCGAGTTCCAGCCGCAGCCGCTCTACGATGAGACGGCGGTGAACGCGTTCGTGCAGATGCTCTCGGACAGGAAACCGTCCGGGGTAGTCGTGTTCCCGCTCCACATGGATCGCTGGGGGCACGTGCGACGAATCGCCGAGGCAGGCGTTCCGACCGTCATCTATGCAGCACTCGGTATGTGCTTCACCGGTCACATCGCAGGGATCTCGCGCCAGCCGGGCGTGCACCTCATCTCCTCACCCGATCCGGACTTAAACCCCCTGCGGTTCGGGATAAAGCTTTTCCGGTCTCACCACGATGTTCGCAACTCGCGCATCGCCGTGCTGGCTGGAGACCGAACCAACGACGAGGTTCTGGAACCGTTCGGCCTCCGTATTCGCCGGCTCCCGCGCAAGCGCTTCGCCGATGCCTTCAATGCCGTTGCCGAGACCGGAGAGGTGAAGGCGATGGTGGAGGACTACCGAAAGGCCGCAGACAAGATCGTGGAGCCCTCCCAGACAGACCTCGTGAACGCCTCTCGCGCCTACTTTGCCGCACAGAGGATCATGCGCGAAGAGGACTGCAACGGCATCACGATGGACTGCCTCGGCGCCGTGTTCGAGCGGCAGATTCCCGGCCCGCCGTGCCTCGCGTGGTCGCGCCTGCTGGATGCCGGAATCCCCGCCATCTGCGAGGCGGACATCAATGCGGTGATGTCGCACACCCTGTGCTGCAGGCTGCTCGACAAGCCGGGCTTTATGCAGGACCCCGTTCCCGAGACCGTGCACAACACTTTCATCGGGGCGCACTGCGTGTGCCCGACCCGGCTAAACGGCTACGACAAGCCCCGCGAGAAGTTCATCCTGCGCAGCCACGCGGAGTCCGATGTCGGAGTCTCGGTTCAGGTCCTGTGGCGGAGCGGACAGCCTGTTACGCTGATGCAGTTCGTGGACCCCGGCAGGATGATCCTAGGACGGGGCAAGGTGCTGCGAAACCACCACACCCCACCCATGGGCGGATGCCGAACCTCGGTCGAGCTCGCCCTAGAGGGGCCCGCCGACACTCGAGACACGAA
This window of the Fimbriimonadia bacterium genome carries:
- a CDS encoding twin-arginine translocation signal domain-containing protein, whose translation is MDGIAGDVMLHGIAGDVMLSPSKHDVVGHMLSHEDAPVAAIALMLRQAQHDDSLTATDGSRSSEGWRATSRNNGAEQTNVEAPMACRALADLLAIAKHWQGAFVQDGTKWRRSTIPGSRPSPPQRKDVTAMCHHNCSDSVHGISRRDFLVGAAVAAAAGPYLLRAASAQEAARRTRSESPADWPEVKVAYLRPRDKYWLGWPGTAWDKKMSERFLTQSRNRLEQLAKELRVRLEFQPQPLYDETAVNAFVQMLSDRKPSGVVVFPLHMDRWGHVRRIAEAGVPTVIYAALGMCFTGHIAGISRQPGVHLISSPDPDLNPLRFGIKLFRSHHDVRNSRIAVLAGDRTNDEVLEPFGLRIRRLPRKRFADAFNAVAETGEVKAMVEDYRKAADKIVEPSQTDLVNASRAYFAAQRIMREEDCNGITMDCLGAVFERQIPGPPCLAWSRLLDAGIPAICEADINAVMSHTLCCRLLDKPGFMQDPVPETVHNTFIGAHCVCPTRLNGYDKPREKFILRSHAESDVGVSVQVLWRSGQPVTLMQFVDPGRMILGRGKVLRNHHTPPMGGCRTSVELALEGPADTRDTKGFHQLFIYGDHVRDFQAYGQMYGIVTEAI